From Sandaracinaceae bacterium, the proteins below share one genomic window:
- a CDS encoding DUF4230 domain-containing protein, with product MSEDETSAEDDARDAEHAEPSPSRVTGPALRYGAIGLLVLVGGCLGGVLVRWVAMALSPDEPPPAEVIEVRPTPNVIVAVRDLARLESASYHVERVIDLESRQRRVFGLVEAEDSILLVAAADVVAGVDLSQLRDTDVVIDATGRNATITLPPVEIFSARLDNERTYVHTRETDLLARRRESLETRARREAERTLEQAAIDGGIIARAERNAARTVETLIRSLGFDSVTVQFREIED from the coding sequence ATGAGCGAAGACGAGACGAGCGCCGAAGACGACGCGCGAGACGCGGAGCACGCGGAGCCCAGCCCGTCGCGCGTCACGGGCCCCGCCCTGCGCTACGGCGCCATCGGGCTGCTCGTGCTCGTGGGCGGCTGCCTCGGGGGCGTCCTGGTGCGCTGGGTCGCGATGGCGCTCTCCCCCGACGAGCCGCCCCCGGCCGAGGTGATCGAGGTCCGCCCCACCCCGAACGTCATCGTGGCCGTGCGCGATCTGGCCCGGCTCGAGAGCGCCTCCTATCACGTCGAGCGCGTCATCGACCTCGAGAGCCGCCAGCGGCGCGTGTTCGGGCTCGTCGAGGCGGAGGACTCGATCCTGCTCGTCGCCGCGGCCGACGTGGTGGCCGGGGTGGACCTGAGCCAGCTGCGCGACACGGACGTGGTGATCGACGCGACGGGGCGCAACGCCACGATCACGCTGCCGCCGGTCGAGATCTTCAGCGCCCGGCTCGACAACGAGCGCACCTACGTGCACACGCGGGAGACCGATCTGCTGGCCCGACGCCGCGAGAGCCTCGAGACCCGCGCGCGCCGCGAGGCGGAGCGCACGCTCGAGCAGGCGGCCATCGACGGGGGGATCATCGCGCGCGCCGAGCGCAACGCCGCCCGCACGGTCGAGACCCTGATCCGCTCGCTCGGCTTCGACTCGGTCACGGTGCAGTTCCGTGAGATCGAGGACTAG